One genomic segment of Pseudorasbora parva isolate DD20220531a chromosome 6, ASM2467924v1, whole genome shotgun sequence includes these proteins:
- the rbbp8l gene encoding RBBP8 N-terminal-like protein, giving the protein MALESFSELLQKLREVHEHELEVCQEKVLELTNKKNIDTKRMEELYNRNQQMREQHRILTENIKQLENRLRAGLCDRCTVTQDVAKKRQQEYENSQLQSLQHISLLVSEMNALKKENDRLREELKGLRDTSSRQNGHSEDTITPEVKMSPDTAAAAVTLLTSGLKSSQPPPGDATVPALSVKRETVNSPPDSLEKASEHKLMQSWGRAFSFESNKSMLPPSSPVRWGTEHGNERRATSVDSVEHRHSPLSPLMPPLSLLKNNPIFSSAASEERTSRQQIHAPVPFRPLPMKTCLDRLSIPWSLSESTDWVTVAAASSGVSSGIVVNPSQSPFSSTNVLRFPKIVPPSSGLQSRTHSSTPSGMRHWSRRNLSEHAEVREKKVTEAVTAPPPWRPSAAQSERIFGENLREEIEDAPLDLSESGRSKSQEKEKTHLQSDASSSLSSSPPVTLSSSSQCPSSPQTDQQTADNNTQQEEAQERCKEQEEVKEGETSLAAETSLSLENKKIPSLTISLQPVVVMEPLKPGGQVTNLGSRTVEQEEKENNNLEASRKRSGQDTDAPFQRSLKEKKIRLSRGPQGNHAAPDKG; this is encoded by the exons ATGGCGTTGGAGAGCTTCTCTGAGCTCCTGCAGAAACTGCGGGAGGTCCATGAGCATGAATTAGAGG TATGTCAGGAGAAAGTACTGGAGCTGACGAATAAAAAGAATAT CGATACAAAGCGCATGGAAGAACTTTACAACAGGAACCAGCAGATGAGAGAACAGCACCGGATTCTCACCGAGAACATCAAACAGCTGGAGAACAG GTTGCGGGCTGGGTTGTGTGACAGGTGTACAGTCACTCAGGACGTGGCTAAAAAAAGACAACAAGAGTATGAGAACTCCCAGCTCCAGAGTCTACAGCACATCTCTTTACTGG TGAGTGAGATGAATGCactaaagaaagaaaatgacAGACTGAGAGAGGAGCTGAAGGGCTTAAGGGATACGTCAAG TCGGCAGAATGGTCATTCAGAGGACACAATCACCCCGGAGGTCAAGATGTCACCTGACACagcagcggctgctgtgactctACTGACCTCAGGGCTGAAGTCCAGCCAACCTCCACCAGGGGACGCCACTGTGCCTGCTCTGAGTGTCAAACGAGAGACGGTCAACAGCCCACCTGACAGCCTGG AAAAGGCATCTGAACACAAACTTATGCAAAGCTGGGGCAGGGCGTTTTCATTT GAATCGAATAAGTCCATGTTGCCCCCCTCGAGCCCTGTGAGATGGGGGACCGAACACGGCAACGAAAGGAG AGCTACCAGCGTGGACTCGGTGGAGCACAGACATTCCCCATTGTCTCCTCTCATGCCTCCTCTTAGCCTACTGAAGAACAATCCTATTTTTTCATCTGCTGCCTCTGAGGAACGTACCAGCCGGCAACAAATCCACGCCCCCGTCCCCTTCCGGCCTCTGCCGATGAAGACCTGTCTTGATCGCCTGTCTATCCCATGGTCACTCTCTGAATCCACAGACTGGGTAACCGTAGCTGCGGCCAGCTCTGGTGTTAGTAGTGGGATAGTGGTTAATCCGAGTCAGAGCCCATTTTCAAGCACAAATGTACTGCGTTTCCCTAAAATAGTCCCACCAAGCAGCGGCCTCCAGTCTCGCACACACAGCTCAACACCTTCCGGCATGCGGCACTGGTCCCGCAGAAACCTCTCAGAACATGCAGAGgttagagaaaaaaaagtgacaGAAGCTGTTACAGCTCCGCCCCCATGGAGGCCCTCGGCTGCGCAGTCAGAGAGGATTTTTGGCGAGAATTTAAGAGAGGAGATAGAGGATGCACCCCTGGACCTGTCTGAGTCAGGACGCTCAAAGAGccaagagaaagagaaaacgcaCTTGCAGAGCGATGCATCTTCGTCCTTGTCTTCCTCACCACCTGTTACACTTTCATCGTCGTCTCAATGTCCATCAAGCCCTCAAACTGACCAGCAGACAGCAGATAATAACACACAG CAGGAGGAAGCACAAGAAAGATGTAAGGAACAGGAAGAGGTGAAGGAAGGTGAAACATCTCTAGCAGCTGAAACATCACTCAGCTTAGAGAACAAGAAAATCCCATCACTAACCATTTCCCTCCAACCAG TTGTGGTTATGGAGCCGCTTAAACCTGGAGGACAG GTCACTAATCTTGGGAGCAGAACAGTGGAGCAAGAGGAGAAAGAGAACAACAACCTGGAAGCAAGCAGAAAAAGATCTGGGCAGGATACTGATG CTCCATTCCAGCGCTCGCTAAAGGAGAAGAAAATAAGGTTGAGCAGAGGACCTCAGGGGAACCATGCAGCCCCAGATAAAGGATGA
- the hck gene encoding tyrosine-protein kinase HCK, with translation MGCVGTKPDQDPIGKSMGNDDNRNLTTHYSKDPTTGNKDSRLPPKSATPGTETSENIAIALYDYEAMHEGDLGFKKGDRLRILQESGEWWKAASLSSGQEGFIPSNYVAKDTLETEDWFFKGVSRKDAERQLLASGNKIGSFMIRDSETTKGSYSLSVRDCDPQTGDAVKHYKIRTLDNGGFYISPRITFNTLQDLVAHYKKQSDGLCQSLTIPCLSPKPQKPWEKDAWEIPRESLKLDKRLGAGQFGEVWMATYNKHTKVAVKTMKPGSMSVEAFLMEANLMKTLQHDKLVRLNAVVTKEEPIYIITEYMEKGSLLDFIKSDEGNRVQLPKLIDFSAQTAEGMAYIEQRNYIHRDLRAANILVNKSLVCKIADFGLARIIEDNEYTAREGAKFPIKWTAPEAINYGSFTIKSDVWSFGILLTEIISYGRTPYPGMTNPEVIRALERGYRMQRLDSCPQELYDIMLECWKNKPEDRPTFEYLQSVLEDFYTATESQYQQQP, from the exons ATGGGCTGTGTGGGGACCAAACCGGATCAGGATCCTATTGGCAAATCGATGGGCAACGATGACAACCGCAACCTGACAACACATTACTCCAAAGACCCCACGACAGGGAACAAGGAT AGCAGATTACCTCCCAAGTCAGCGACTCCTGGCACAGAAA CTTCAGAGAACATTGCCATAGCGCTGTATGATTATGAAGCTATGCATGAAGGTGACCTGGGCTTCAAGAAAGGAGACAGACTCAGAATCCTTCAGGA GTCAGGGGAGTGGTGGAAAGCTGCATCTCTCAGCAGTGGTCAGGAGGGCTTCATCCCCAGTAACTATGTTGCAAAGGATACTCTGGAAACTGAAGA TTGGTTTTTTAAAGGTGTCAGCAGAAAGGATGCAGAGAGACAGCTGCTGGCCTCTGGAAACAAAATCGGATCCTTTATGATCCGAGACAGTGAGACCACCAAGG GAAGCTACTCTCTGTCTGTCAGAGACTGTGACCCTCAAACCGGAGATGCTGTGAAGCATTATAAAATCCGCACACTGGATAATGGCGGTTTCTATATCTCCCCACGTATCACCTTCAACACCCTGCAAGATCTGGTTGCCCACTACAAGA AGCAGAGCGATGGGTTGTGCCAATCTCTCACCATTCCCTGTCTGAGTCCCAAACCTCAGAAACCTTGGGAGAAAGATGCCTGGGAGATCCCGCGTGAGTCCTTGAAACTGGATAAACGTCTGGGAGCAGGCCAGTTTGGAGAGGTCTGGATGG CAACATACAACAAGCACACAAAAGTGGCAGTGAAGACTATGAAGCCTGGCAGTATGTCTGTGGAAGCTTTCCTCATGGAAGCCAATCTAATGAAAACCCTCCAGCACGACAAACTGGTCCGCCTCAATGCTGTGGTTACCAAAGAAGAGCCCATATACATCATTACAGAGTACATGGAGAAAG GCAGTTTACTggactttattaaaagtgatgAAGGGAATCGTGTCCAGCTTCCCAAACTGATAGATTTCTCAGCACAG ACAGCAGAAGGCATGGCTTACATTGAGCAGAGAAACTACATTCACAGAGACCTTCGTGCTGCAAACATCCTGGTCAACAAGAGTTTAGTGTGTAAGATTGCTGATTTTGGACTGGCCCGTATCATAGAGGACAACGAATACACTGCCAGAGAAG GTGCAAAGTTCCCTATAAAATGGACCGCTCCGGAGGCCATAAACTATGGTTCCTTCACCATTAAATCAGATGTGTGGTCCTTTGGCATTCTGCTCACTGAAATCATCAGCTATGGTCGTACACCATACCCAG GTATGACAAATCCTGAGGTGATCCGTGCTCTGGAGAGAGGATACCGTATGCAGCGTCTGGACTCCTGCCCTCAAGAGCTCTATGACATCATGCTGGAATGCTGGAAGAACAAGCCAGAGGACAGGCCCACCTTTGAGTACCTGCAGAGTGTACTGGAGGACTTTTACACGGCCACTGAGAGCCAGTATCAGCAACAGCcttga